The window TAATGGTACTTATTTATTTAGCCATGGATAATTTCACCTTAATTATTTACATAATATATATTTATATATTGCAAAAAGGTTCATATCCATTGAGTGCTTAAATTAGTATGGGGTAATAATATTTGACAAATGGATGTGGATCAAAAATGAATTTAGAAAATATATTACTGAAAGATGTTATGACCAGAGGCGTTATGACCGTTTCTATGGATATTCCTGTAAAAGAAGTGGCATACCTTATGTCAAATCAGCACGTGTCCGGTATAGCCGTCGTAGACCATACCGGTGAGATTATGGGGGTAATCTCAGAAATGGATATTCTAAAAACGGTAAATAACGAATCTTTGCTGGATGAACCAGCCGAGTCGATCATGAATTACTATGTCCAGTCTGTTAAACCCACGACGTC of the ANME-2 cluster archaeon genome contains:
- a CDS encoding CBS domain-containing protein is translated as MNLENILLKDVMTRGVMTVSMDIPVKEVAYLMSNQHVSGIAVVDHTGEIMGVISEMDILKTVNNESLLDEPAESIMNYYVQSVKPTTSLKVAAEMMMKHGYHRLIVLSESGVGASNRPIGILSASDIVRTISHAR